Genomic segment of Paenibacillus sp. FSL R5-0623:
GAACTTATGTTATGTACGAACCGTCCTGACGTATGGGAGCTGGCATTTCAGGAGACGAGCAGCCGATTTTTCAGACCTTAACTTTACTATATGCACTAATGAATCCAATAAAGGTGGTTATATACCCATGTTGACTAACATTCGCAATGTATACTGTGTAGGACGCAATTATAAACTTCATGCGGAAGAATTGGGTAACGCGGTTCCGGATGAGCCAATGATCTTTATGAAACCTTCCCATGCAGTCGTGCCCCTGAATGGTGAAACGCTTGAATTGCCAGCTACCAAGGGTGAAGTTCACTATGAAGCTGAATTGGTCGTGCAAATCGGCCGGAATTTTGAGCCAGGTATGGCGGTAGATGCGCTGGTGGATGCGTATGGGTTTGGTATTGATTTTACGTTGCGTGACGTACAGACCGTGATTAAGAAAAAGGGCCACCCGTGGACAGCGGCCAAAGGGTTCAAAAATTCCGCTCCGGTTACTCCATTTCAGGCATTCCCGGGTGCGGCAGCATTACTGGAAAAAGACTTTACATTGACCAAAAATGGTGAGGAAGTCCAGCGTGGTAATATTCGTAACATGATCTTCAGTTTACAGGATATTGTGGATTATGTAGGTCACCATTACGGCCTGGGGCCGGGCGATGTCATTTTTACAGGAACACCCGAAGGTGTTGGACCAACACAAGCAGGAGATGTGCTCGAACTGGCATGGGACGGCGAATCCTTGGGTGCATGCACGATTGGGGCAGCACAATAAGGACTACACATCATACCTGTTTGAGATGAATAGGTTACAAGAAAGGGGCGTGTATACGCTCCTTTTTGTCGTGTTATCGTGGATATATGTTTATATCTTCATCGTACGGATATGTTACAAATTTAGGCCAAGCTGTATGCTGTATTTGCGCTCTGTGTGACCAACTCTTCCAGTTCAGCTTGTTGTGCAGCATGTTGCTCCGAACTGATACTTCCACTTGCGAGCCGTTCATCCAACTGCTCTTTGAGTTGTCTTACTTGTATAGCAATGACCTCATCCAAATTCCCGTTATTTTCTTCCGTAATCGTCCTCAGTGATTTTCCGCTGTACAGTTCCTGATACAGATCTGCTTCTGAAGGCTGATTCAGAGCGCTGAGCAGCTCGTCGCTGTTTCCCTCACGAGTGTCCAAGTCAACGATGGACCATTTAGCAGTAGGTATGGGAGAGATGGCGGATTGGCCCCATGCTGTTCCGGCAAAGGACATGGTGACAATCATTGTGCCAATAATAATGACTCTTTTCATATTCATATGGATAATCCTCATTTCTGTAGTTGAGTACGAACTGAATCGTAACTTGTCGTTGATGTAGTTGTAGATGTTTCGATCTGAGAATAGTGTAAACGGGAAACCTGAAGTGAAACTTAAAACAGGATAAGTAATTTCAACCTGGCTGAGAATGGCTGCAAAAAGAAAAGATCACTAATATAATTCACACTTGACAGGTTGGGTTAGTTGGTTATATGATAATCTCAATTATTTTAATACTCATTAAATGAACAGTGAAATAATTTGAACTGAAAACTGCATTGAGCTGATTGGACCACCAAAGGCTCCCGGGACTACTCCTCTAAGGAATGTCCTCGGGGGCCTTTTTTTTGTTCGCTGTTGAAGCTTCAAACGATCAAGGAGGTTATGAAATGAGCGATAGAGACTGGGAAGCGTTGGAGCGGACGGATTGGTTATTTCGCAAAATGGTCAGACGATTCGTCAAAGAGCGGGATCGCATCTCTGTAGAAGGTATCAGCCTGCCAGGTATGCTTATCCTGCACAAAATCATTCGTGAGGGAGAACAGCGGCTTGGAGATCTGGCAGAACAATTGGATTTTACATCGGGTGCCATTACAGCTCTGACCGATAAGTTGGAGAAAAAGGGACTCACCATCCGCAGACGAAAGGAAGACGACCGCCGGACGGTTTCACTGGATATCACATCAAGCGGGCGGGAGATGTATACGAGAAACAGCAATATCGGTGCCCGATGTATGACGCTTCTGTTTGAGGGGTTTACGAGTGAGGAACTGGAGCAGCAAAGTCAATTCTACGAGCGGGTAGTAGCGAATCTGGAGGGGTTCTCGGACACGGTGCTGGAATTGGCGGAGAACAACGGGATACAAGAACATGATCGGTCCTCGACAAGAAACCTTGAGCAGAAGCAGCAGGACAGTACCGGGAAGAGTAACTATCTCAGTTATTGAGGTTGGGTCAAAGTAACGACATTTGATATACCACAAACATTCTAGGGGAGAGATGATCAATGGGACACTCAACAATATATCCAACTGGAGCGACGTTATACAATCCGGATAAGGCTTGGGGCGGTTATACCGTCTATCAGGCAGGTGAGGAAGGCGTAGTATTGATCGATATGAATGGCAAGGAGGTTCACCTGTGGAAAGGGTTGTTAGGGTTTCCGGCCAAGATATTACCTGGCGGCTACGTGCTGGGCAGCACGGGTCGGAGAGATCCGAAGTTCGGTATTCAGGATAATGTCGATCTGGTCCAAGTGGATTGGGACGGCAACATTGTATGGAAATACAATAGCTACGAACACATCGAAGATCCGGGGTATGAGCCATTATGGTATGCCCGCCAGCATCATGATTATCAGCGTGAGGGGAATCCGGTGGGTTACTATGCACCTGGCCTTGCGCCAAAGACGAAGAGTGGCAAAACACTTATCTTGGCTCACAAAAATGTGAGTAACCCTCAAATTTCAGATAAGCCATTGCTTGATGATGCCATTATCGAAGTGGATTGGGAGGGGAAGGTACTCTGGGAGTGGCTGCCTAACGAACACTTTGAAGAATTAGGTTTTGATGAAGCTGCTCGAAATGTCCTGTTCCGTGATCCGAATACACGCTCATTCGGTCATCTGGGTGGTGGCGTTGGTGACTGGTTACATATTAATTCTGCTTCTTATGTCGGACCCAACCGTTTCTATGAAGAAGGAGACGAACGGTTCCACCCCGACAATATTATCTGGGATGCCAGAGAGGCCAATATAATCGCCATTACGGACAGACAGAGCGGAAAGATCGTGTGGAGACTAGGGCCAGACTATGCTTCAACTGAAGCGAAACACATTGGCACAATTATCGGACAGCATCATGCACATATCATTCCCCAAGGTCTACCGGGTGAAGGGAACTTGCTCGTATTCGACAATGGCGGCTGGGCAGGTTACGGTCTTCCGAATCCGGCTTCTCCATTTGGATTGAAACATGCGATTCGGGATCACTCCCGTGTACTGGAGATTAACCCGGTCACCCTGGAGATTGTCTGGCAGTATACCTCGGCAGAAGCAGGTTTCTCGGTTCCGACGGATTCTTATAAATTTTATAGCCCATACATCAGTTCCGCCCAGCGTTTACCTAACGGCAACACCCTGATAACCGAAGGTTCCAATGGCAGATTGTTCGAAGTGACAGCGGAGCATGAGCTGGTCTGGGAGTATGTCTCCCCGTACACGGATGGGCGGAATACCAATATGGTCTATCGCTCATATCGCGTTCCTTATCAGTGGGTTCCGCAGTTAGAGAAGCCGCAGGAAGTTGCCATTGAAGCCATTGATGTCTCCAACTACAGGGTGCCGGGAGCAGCACCCAAAGGTTCTGCATCCATCGTGAGCGTGGAGACAACTCTTCCATTTGTGGAGGGTGCAGCCTGTGTGGCAACGTCGGATGAAGGCAAGTCAGGCGGTTAAGCGTCAAGAATCATGACTAGATCGAATGGGGTGTATATTGTGAGAAAACCTTCCATAATTACCGGCGTATTGATATTATTCCTGGCTACGGCACTCATATTATCCGGATGCAGTTCAAATGTAGCAGGATCTGAAGCAAAAGACGCTACCGGCAAAAATGTCGATAATGTAAAAATTCGAATTGCAGATACAAGTACCAACCCAACGTTCAGGGTAGCCATTGCCAAAGGTTTTTTTGAAAGCCGGGGCATTGATGCAGAGAGTATTACGTTTGGCTCACCGGCTGAAGGTGTAAATGCGTTATTTATCAAACAGGTAGATATTGCGTACGGGGCGGATTTCCCTGTATTGAATGCTTTGGCTAAAGGGGAATATTCAGTTATTGCTTCCGCAGGTCAGGCTACGGATGAAGCGGCAGCCGCCTGGAAGTTGTATGCAAAAGAGGATATTCAGAGTGGAGCGGATTTGAAGGGCAAGAAAGTAAGCTTCATTCGAGGCACATTCATTCCGTATCTATGGGATGAATATTTGAAAGATCAGGGGTTGGCGCTGAGTGAGGTGACGCAAATTGGTCAGGGGGCTTTTGATGAAGCCTACATCGCACTGAAACAGGGAGACCTTGATGCCGCTTGGGTCATAGGTTCCGCGTTAACCGATAAATTCGATGCACTCGAAGGGGTACATCAGCTAACTGAGATGTCTCGGACGCCTATACGCCTTGGTATGGGACTGGTATCGAGTAATGAATTCATCCAGGCAAACCCTGAAAAAATAAGTGAATTCCTTGCGGCGCTGGATGAAGCATCCACGTATGCTCAAGCGCATCCTGAAGAGGTTGCCGATCTGATGTATCAAGAGACCAAACAGCCTAAAGATGCCACGTTGAAAGACCTTCCGATCAATCCATGGGAAGTTGGATTTACGCAGGCTGCTTATGATAGTTTGGCAGGTCAGAAGCAATATATGGTGGATACCGGAATCATCGAACAGGATTTTGATCTCGACACCAAACTCAATCTGACTTCTCTCCAGCAGGCTCTGCCGGAAAAAGTGACATACAGTAAATAATTCTTAATGAAATGGGAGGTGTCCGTTATGTCCTTACCTGCAACTCAGCATACCATTCATATTGAACAGCTTCGAAAAACATATCATGCCCCGACCAATGGGGATGTGCATTATATTATTAAGGATGTCGATCTGATCATCAAGGGAGGAGAATTCTTCGTCCTGCTTGGACCCAGTGGATGCGGGAAGTCAACGCTGCTGAACATGATCGCGGGTTTTATCTCCAAGTCGGGTGGACAGCTCAAGGTGGACAACAAGGAGATCGACAGGCCGGGCAGGGATCGGGCAATGGTGTTCCAGCAGGCGGATTCTTCTCTCTTTCCATGGCTAACGGTGAGGGAGAATGTTGAATTCGGGCTTCGAATGTCCAAGGTGCCTAGGACACAACGGCGTGAGATCTCTGATCGTTACATCCAGCTTGTTGGACTGAGTGCTCATGAGGGGAAATTTCCAAAAGAACTTTCGGGTGGCATGAAGCAGCGGGTTCAATTGGCGCGGGTACTTGCGAATGACTCGTCGATCTTGTTGATGGATGAGCCATTCGGTGCACTGGACGCGATGACGAGACGAACCATGCAGAAGGAAATGGTGAATATTTGGAAAGAAACACATAAAACCGTTATCTTTGTCACACACGATATTCAGGAAGCGTTATTACTTGGTGAGCGCATAGGCATTATGTCCGTAGGTCCGTCTTCGAATATAACGGATATTTACCACAACACTTTACCTTACCCTAGGAACATCGCCTCGTCTGAGTTCAACACCCTGTACGACCGAATTCAAGGCCACTTTGAAGAATAACTGAGGTGATATGTAAGATGAAATGGTTGGAGAAAAAATGGGTGTCTATCCCGCTTCTATGGGTAACGGTCATCTTGATCTGGCAGCTTGGTGCCCTCATCTATGGGCCTGACGTAATCCCTGGTCCGTGGCACACGATCCTGGGTGCACGTGAATTGATTGCTGACGGTACGCTGATGCAGTATATCGGAATCAGTTTCACTCGTGTACTGGCGGGCTGGGTACTCGGAAGTATCATTGCTATTCCGGTAGGACTGATTATTGGCAAGGTGCATATCATCCGGCTGTTCGCCGAGCCATTCCTTAACTTTATACGCTTTATCCCGCCGATTGCTTTTATTACCTTATTTCTGGTGTGGTTCGGAATTGGAGAGCAATCCAAGATCGCGCTCATCATGTACGCTACCTTCTTCATTGTTGTGCTGAATACACTGACAGGTGTACTCTCCGTTGAAGAAGACAAAATTCGTTCGGCCCGCAGTATGGGAGCCAATGAACGGCAGATACTGCTGCATGTGATTGTTCCGGCGACAACCCCGTATATTTTCACGGGTGTACGACTGGCGATGGGAACTTCTTATATGGCCATAATCGGTGCTGAGATGATTGCCTCGAATGAGGGAGTCGGTTACTTGATTTGGAATTCCAGACTCTTTTTCCGAACAGATTGGATCTTTGTTGGTCTGATTTCCCTGGGTTTTATGGGATTCCTGACGGATCGATTGTTCAACTGGTTTGGTCGCAGAGTACTCTACCGATATGGGGTCATTGGCGGAGCGAAGCGGGTCTGAAACAGAACCTAGGAACACCGAATTCCAGACTTACTTGAAAAGGGAAGTTATTTTGTTTTAACGTTTGATCAATAACCTGTTTTGGCACTTCTACACGAGGCCGAAACAGGTTTTTTGTGTGCTGGCGTAAGGAGTTTCGGCATTGGCATCAAACCGTGGTATAATTGAATTTCAAAAATACAATAAACGTCATGCGGGCTGTACATACGCTGCATGCAGGAGACATTATGGATTGGATTATTGGCGCCGTATGCGCTTCTATGGTGGCAGGTGCTGCCTATGCGAAAAAGTCGCTAACCCTGTCTGGCTGCCTGGCAGCCATCATGATGGGAACGATATATTACGGAGCGGGTAACCTGTTCTGGTTTGGCACGTTATTGTTGTTTTTCATTACTTCAACGTTGCTCTCCAGGTTTCGTAAAGATCGGAAGCAGGAGCTGGAGAAATCCTATGCCAAGTCAGGAAATCGGGATGCCGGACAAGTGATGGCTAATGGTGGAATGGGCATGTTCCTATGTCTGGGATACTGGATATTTCCACATCCGGCATGGGTGTATGCTTTCATTGGTGTAATGGCTACCGTTACATCGGATACATGGGCAACCGAGATTGGGAGTCTCAGCCGCAAGCCGCCGCGCTCTGTTCTCACGTGGAAGGTACTTACGCCAGGTGCTTCAGGAGGTGTCTCACTTCTTGGCACCGTGGCTGCAGCCTTAGGCGGGACTCTGATTGGTGCGGGAGCATTCTTGTTTTCATGGATCGCCGGGATAGAAGGGCCTGGTCTGCTTAGTTGGATTTTTGTCGGCCTTGCAGGCGGATTGGCAGGGGCGTTTGCCGATTCCTATCTGGGCGCAACGGTGCAGATGATGTATCGTTGTACTGTGTGTGGCCGTGAAGTTGAGGTACATGAACATTGCGGGCATCCAACGGTGCGGGCTCGTGGCTGGGCATGGATGAGTAATGACCTGGTGAACGTGCTTAGCTCGGTAATCGGCGGATGTGTGGCGATTGGTTTAGGTAACATTTTGGCGTTGTAGGGGGGAGTACATTTTGAGCACTATACAGGGAGACAAATCGGAGGCTATTTTGGATGCGGCCTATGGTATTTTTGGCTCGAAAGGTTTTTATGAGACCAAAATGTCTGATATTGCAGACGAAGCCGGCATCGCAAAAGGCACCATTTATTTATATTTCAAAAGCAAGGAACAATTATTTATCGCAGTATCCAAGCGGGACTGTAACAGCTTTATCAGCCGCCTTGAATATGCTTTGAACTCGCATGAGAACACAGGTGATAAACTTGGAGCAATAGCCAAGACTCACCTTACGTATTATTATGAGCGTCGCAATCATACCAAGCTCTTTTTTATGGCACCCAATAACGATCCGGATCTGATGAAATTCATGAAGGCATTCATGAATCAATACATGAGCATGGTGTGTGAGGTATTGGAAAGTGCAAGTGTACCTGAGCCTGTATTGCTCGCCGAAGCATATATCGGAATACTGGACCGGCTGAAGATGGATATTATGTTGAATCCGGAGTTTAATGAGGAACATCTGAACAAACGAATTGCTTTTGCAGCAGCATTGTTTCTGGACGGATGCCGTTCTTTTTTACAAGTTTAAAGTAAGTGCGCGGATGTACGTAATATTGAATTTTAATTCACAGAGAAGTGGGTACGAGCAATGAACATAATGACGGTAGAGCAAATTGCAAAAAGTTATGGCGAAAAAATATTGTTCAAGGATGCTTCATTTGGTATGGCTGATCAGGACAAGATTGGTGTCGTTGGGGTAAATGGAACCGGTAAATCCACGTTTTTGCGTGTTATATCTGGTATGGAACCTGCAGACGCGGGACAGATCTCGATCGGTAATGACGTACGTATTCAGTTCCTGGCACAAAATCCGGACTTCAATCCGGATAATACGGTACTGCAACAAGTATTCGAAGGTGACAGCATGGAAATGAAAACCGTGCGTGAATATACGGAAACGATGGAATTATTGGAACTGAATTCGTCCGATCCAGC
This window contains:
- a CDS encoding MarR family transcriptional regulator, whose product is MSDRDWEALERTDWLFRKMVRRFVKERDRISVEGISLPGMLILHKIIREGEQRLGDLAEQLDFTSGAITALTDKLEKKGLTIRRRKEDDRRTVSLDITSSGREMYTRNSNIGARCMTLLFEGFTSEELEQQSQFYERVVANLEGFSDTVLELAENNGIQEHDRSSTRNLEQKQQDSTGKSNYLSY
- a CDS encoding ABC transporter permease, which codes for MKWLEKKWVSIPLLWVTVILIWQLGALIYGPDVIPGPWHTILGARELIADGTLMQYIGISFTRVLAGWVLGSIIAIPVGLIIGKVHIIRLFAEPFLNFIRFIPPIAFITLFLVWFGIGEQSKIALIMYATFFIVVLNTLTGVLSVEEDKIRSARSMGANERQILLHVIVPATTPYIFTGVRLAMGTSYMAIIGAEMIASNEGVGYLIWNSRLFFRTDWIFVGLISLGFMGFLTDRLFNWFGRRVLYRYGVIGGAKRV
- a CDS encoding ABC transporter ATP-binding protein, with protein sequence MSLPATQHTIHIEQLRKTYHAPTNGDVHYIIKDVDLIIKGGEFFVLLGPSGCGKSTLLNMIAGFISKSGGQLKVDNKEIDRPGRDRAMVFQQADSSLFPWLTVRENVEFGLRMSKVPRTQRREISDRYIQLVGLSAHEGKFPKELSGGMKQRVQLARVLANDSSILLMDEPFGALDAMTRRTMQKEMVNIWKETHKTVIFVTHDIQEALLLGERIGIMSVGPSSNITDIYHNTLPYPRNIASSEFNTLYDRIQGHFEE
- a CDS encoding fumarylacetoacetate hydrolase family protein: MLTNIRNVYCVGRNYKLHAEELGNAVPDEPMIFMKPSHAVVPLNGETLELPATKGEVHYEAELVVQIGRNFEPGMAVDALVDAYGFGIDFTLRDVQTVIKKKGHPWTAAKGFKNSAPVTPFQAFPGAAALLEKDFTLTKNGEEVQRGNIRNMIFSLQDIVDYVGHHYGLGPGDVIFTGTPEGVGPTQAGDVLELAWDGESLGACTIGAAQ
- a CDS encoding ABC transporter substrate-binding protein, producing MTRSNGVYIVRKPSIITGVLILFLATALILSGCSSNVAGSEAKDATGKNVDNVKIRIADTSTNPTFRVAIAKGFFESRGIDAESITFGSPAEGVNALFIKQVDIAYGADFPVLNALAKGEYSVIASAGQATDEAAAAWKLYAKEDIQSGADLKGKKVSFIRGTFIPYLWDEYLKDQGLALSEVTQIGQGAFDEAYIALKQGDLDAAWVIGSALTDKFDALEGVHQLTEMSRTPIRLGMGLVSSNEFIQANPEKISEFLAALDEASTYAQAHPEEVADLMYQETKQPKDATLKDLPINPWEVGFTQAAYDSLAGQKQYMVDTGIIEQDFDLDTKLNLTSLQQALPEKVTYSK
- a CDS encoding DUF92 domain-containing protein; protein product: MDWIIGAVCASMVAGAAYAKKSLTLSGCLAAIMMGTIYYGAGNLFWFGTLLLFFITSTLLSRFRKDRKQELEKSYAKSGNRDAGQVMANGGMGMFLCLGYWIFPHPAWVYAFIGVMATVTSDTWATEIGSLSRKPPRSVLTWKVLTPGASGGVSLLGTVAAALGGTLIGAGAFLFSWIAGIEGPGLLSWIFVGLAGGLAGAFADSYLGATVQMMYRCTVCGREVEVHEHCGHPTVRARGWAWMSNDLVNVLSSVIGGCVAIGLGNILAL
- a CDS encoding aryl-sulfate sulfotransferase, with the translated sequence MGHSTIYPTGATLYNPDKAWGGYTVYQAGEEGVVLIDMNGKEVHLWKGLLGFPAKILPGGYVLGSTGRRDPKFGIQDNVDLVQVDWDGNIVWKYNSYEHIEDPGYEPLWYARQHHDYQREGNPVGYYAPGLAPKTKSGKTLILAHKNVSNPQISDKPLLDDAIIEVDWEGKVLWEWLPNEHFEELGFDEAARNVLFRDPNTRSFGHLGGGVGDWLHINSASYVGPNRFYEEGDERFHPDNIIWDAREANIIAITDRQSGKIVWRLGPDYASTEAKHIGTIIGQHHAHIIPQGLPGEGNLLVFDNGGWAGYGLPNPASPFGLKHAIRDHSRVLEINPVTLEIVWQYTSAEAGFSVPTDSYKFYSPYISSAQRLPNGNTLITEGSNGRLFEVTAEHELVWEYVSPYTDGRNTNMVYRSYRVPYQWVPQLEKPQEVAIEAIDVSNYRVPGAAPKGSASIVSVETTLPFVEGAACVATSDEGKSGG
- a CDS encoding TetR/AcrR family transcriptional regulator, coding for MSTIQGDKSEAILDAAYGIFGSKGFYETKMSDIADEAGIAKGTIYLYFKSKEQLFIAVSKRDCNSFISRLEYALNSHENTGDKLGAIAKTHLTYYYERRNHTKLFFMAPNNDPDLMKFMKAFMNQYMSMVCEVLESASVPEPVLLAEAYIGILDRLKMDIMLNPEFNEEHLNKRIAFAAALFLDGCRSFLQV